A single genomic interval of Hevea brasiliensis isolate MT/VB/25A 57/8 chromosome 4, ASM3005281v1, whole genome shotgun sequence harbors:
- the LOC131179442 gene encoding uncharacterized protein LOC131179442, with product MSPLYLFHKDFRGQIGQVVWKVFESFTKLIINIPFTKALSQVPSYVKFLKEILSKMKKIEDYETVALMEEYNAILRNKLALKLKDLGSFSILCDLGANKFFKYPISILDNILIKVGKFFSTIDFVVLEMEEDVQIPIKLGRPFLATTEAIIYVQNGWLTLKVGDEEVEFNLC from the exons ATGAGCCCTCTCTACCTTTTCCATAAAGATTTCAGAGGCCAAATTGGACAAGTAGTTTGGAAAGTTTTTGAAAGTTTTACAAAACTTATTATCAACATTCCTTTTACTAAAGCACTATCTCAGGTGCCATCCTATGTGAAGTTCTTAAAGGAAATCCTCTCAAAGATGAAAAAGATAGAGGATTATGAGACAGTTGCTCTAATGGAGGAATACAATGCCATTTTACGAAACAAGCTGGCTCTAAAACTCAAGGACCTTGGAAGCTTTTCGATACTTTGTGATCTAGGTGCAA ACAAGTTTTTCAAGTACCCAATTAGCATCTTGGACAACATACTCATCAAGGTAGGTAAATTTTTTAGTACTATTGATTTTGTTGTCCTGGAGATGGAGGAAGACGTTCAAATTCCCATTAAATTGGGAAGGCCTTTCTTGGCAACCACCGAAGCTATCATATATGTTCAAAATGGGTGGTTAACTCTCAAAGTAGGAGATGAGGAAGTAGAATTCAACTTGTGTTAG